Genomic segment of Malus domestica chromosome 15, GDT2T_hap1:
ATGGGAGGCTCGTACCTTCTTTCCACGAATGACAGCGCCAGGCTCTCCCTGGATTACCATGTACTTTGTGCCTCCAAGGTGCAAGCCAGTTGGAGCAAGGTGGCCCGGTTCCTCAAAATCCTTGTTGATACCAGTCATCTCCTCTGGCTTAAACTGCATGTGAAGAATGATATATAATGAACCCTAATTAAATCCACAAGCACATGCATTTCTGTATGAAAAAGATCAACCACAGATTCACAATGCTGCATGTGTAATCAGCTACATTGAACACCAACCAGCATACAATAAGGACGGCCATATAAGTATATTACGTTGTCAAATTGTGAGCACATACTATTGATCATGACAAAATATGCTTGAATGTGTGTCTCGCTTCACATTAGGACAATATAATCATATATTATGTGGCAATAAGAAATCAATATCTTATGATATTTTGAATGTATGGATCAGATGAAGTAAAGCATGTAATGCAACTATGTTGAACACCAAACAACATACAACAAAAACGATGATAATATACTATGTTGTCAGATTGTGAACATGGATTGTTGATCATGACTATGCAAGCTTCGAGATGGTCTCTATTCACAGTGTGACGATATAACCAAATATTATCTAGCAACACAAGTCCAAAAAGAAAGCACAAGGGAAGGCACGCAAATAGTGAAAGGTAAAGAGGTAGGGTTGGACCTGGGGGAAGGAAGAGCTCTTGGCCCAGACACTGCCATCAAGACCGATGATGGCAGCGGCAG
This window contains:
- the LOC103400730 gene encoding profilin-2; its protein translation is MSWQTYVDDHLMCDIDGQGQHLTAAAIIGLDGSVWAKSSSFPQFKPEEMTGINKDFEEPGHLAPTGLHLGGTKYMVIQGEPGAVIRGKKGSGGITIKKTGQALVFGIYEEPVTPGQCNMVVERLGDYLVDQGL